In one Pseudoliparis swirei isolate HS2019 ecotype Mariana Trench chromosome 23, NWPU_hadal_v1, whole genome shotgun sequence genomic region, the following are encoded:
- the rundc1 gene encoding RUN domain-containing protein 1 isoform X2: MSTEELSASDSEAAFASAGERWAPVGAVATPEDESGSGSHGQPKQRGLSSATDEEMAARLEKLEGEQDLLNSSLLALTSHFAQVQFRLKQVVHAQTGEKERMLAELEEFAFRGCPHVVGCRAQDASQLENSTEREKRERLEAQRRKQKDLIFQLKTQLDDLERFAYQEGSYDSLPQSVVMERQKVIIDELVQKLDVNLNEDIGDLSPEELRQRVDSAIAQIVNPARVKEQLVDQLKTQIRDLEMFINFIQDEVGNPLLSDGGLSQQPQAAGTSSRTPGGKKKVDPEQVQKIRQTGLQLIQKALAVLQIFAASQFGCAPGHLPRHMWPQEESTLQDYGPLLQRLEAAVDKVRALGSCRQPCLEHVVNYTSNAALGPRDELTASVRKELAVALKELLAHGLFSPSQTMGLVLAPISCLLPYTLAPQTVHPWELFVRYYDSKNGKAFAETPARQLSQSFGLPIGGGGGPATVTPKQSLLWAVHTVLKEHRRYKRGPDTEFKALVCMALNEQRLVSWLNLLCKSGAVVQPHYRSWSYMAQTGFEGALRILGRISHLKFNLPVDLAVRQLKNIKDAF; this comes from the exons ATGTCCACGGAGGAGCTGTCGGCCTCGGACAGCGAGGCTGCCTTCGCGAGCGCAGGGGAGCGATGGGCACCGGTCGGGGCCGTGGCCACTCCCGAGGATGAGAGCGGGAGCGGGAGCCACGGCCAGCCGAAGCAGAGAGGCTTGTCCTCGGCCACCGATGAGGAAATGGCCGCCCGGCTGGAGAAGCTGGAGGGGGAGCAGGACCTGCTGAACTCCTCGCTCCTCGCGCTCACCTCCCACTTCGCGCAGGTGCAGTTCCGACTGAAGCAGGTGGTGCACGCGCAGAccggggagaaggagaggatgcTGGCCGAGCTGGAGGAGTTCGCCTTCAGGGGCTGCCCGCATGTGGTGGGCTGCCGGGCCCAGGACGCCAGCCAGCTGGAGAACTCG acggagagggagaagagggagcgcctggaggctcagaggaggaagcagaaggaTCTCATCTTCCAGCTGAAGACGCAGCTGGACGATCTGGAGCGCTTCGCCTACCAGGAGGGCAGCTACGACTCGCTGCCGCAGTCCGTCGTCATGGAGAGGCAGAAG GTCATCATTGACGAGTTGGTCCAGAAGCTGGACGTGAACCTGAACGAGGACATCGGCGACCTGTCGCCCGAGGAGCTGCGACAGAGAGTGGACTCGGCCATCGCTCAGATCGTGAACCCGGCCCGGGTCAAGGAGCAGCTGGTGGACCAGCTCAAAACGCAGATCCGAGACCTGGAGATGTTCATCAACTTCATCCAAG ATGAAGTGGGGAACCCTCTTTTATCAGACGGTGGACTCAGCCAGCAGCCGCAAGCAGCCGGGACCAGTTCCAGgactccaggagggaagaagaaag tggacCCGGAACAGGTACAGAAGATCCGCCAGACGGGCCTGCAGCTGATCCAGAAGGCCCTCGCCGTGCTGCAGATCTTCGCCGCCAGCCAGTTCGGCTGCGCGCCGGGCCACCTCCCTCGCCACATGTGGCCCCAGGAGGAGTCCACGCTGCAGGACTACGGGCCCCTGCTGCAGCGCCTGGAGGCCGCCGTGGACAAGGTGCGCGCGCTGGGCTCCTGCCGGCAACCCTGCCTCGAGCACGTCGTCAACTACACCAGCAACGCGGCGCTGGGGCCGCGCGACGAGCTCACGGCGTCGGTGAGGAAGGAGCTGGCCGTCGCCCTGAAGGAGCTGCTGGCCCACGGCCTCTTCTCGCCCTCCCAGACCATGGGCCTGGTGCTGGCGCCCATCTCCTGCCTGCTGCCGTACACGCTGGCGCCGCAGACCGTGCACCCGTGGGAGCTCTTCGTCCGATACTACGACTCCAAAAACGGCAAAGCCTTCGCGGAGACGCCGGCGCGCCAGCTGTCGCAGTCCTTCGGTCTGCCCAtagggggcggcggcggcccggcGACCGTCACCCCCAAGCAGTCGCTGCTGTGGGCCGTGCACACGGTGCTGAAGGAGCACAGGCGCTACAAGCGCGGCCCGGACACGGAGTTCAAGGCGCTGGTGTGCATGGCGCTGAACGAGCAGCGGCTCGTGTCGTGGCTCAACCTGCTGTGCAAGTCGGGCGCCGTGGTGCAGCCGCACTACCGGTCCTGGAGCTACATGGCGCAGACCGGCTTCGAGGGAGCGCTGCGCATCCTGGGCCGCATCAGCCACCTCAAGTTCAACCTCCCGGTGGACCTCGCCGTCCGGCAGCTGAAGAACATCAAGGACGCCTTCTGA
- the rundc1 gene encoding RUN domain-containing protein 1 isoform X1, whose protein sequence is MSTEELSASDSEAAFASAGERWAPVGAVATPEDESGSGSHGQPKQRGLSSATDEEMAARLEKLEGEQDLLNSSLLALTSHFAQVQFRLKQVVHAQTGEKERMLAELEEFAFRGCPHVVGCRAQDASQLENSGDLTEREKRERLEAQRRKQKDLIFQLKTQLDDLERFAYQEGSYDSLPQSVVMERQKVIIDELVQKLDVNLNEDIGDLSPEELRQRVDSAIAQIVNPARVKEQLVDQLKTQIRDLEMFINFIQDEVGNPLLSDGGLSQQPQAAGTSSRTPGGKKKVDPEQVQKIRQTGLQLIQKALAVLQIFAASQFGCAPGHLPRHMWPQEESTLQDYGPLLQRLEAAVDKVRALGSCRQPCLEHVVNYTSNAALGPRDELTASVRKELAVALKELLAHGLFSPSQTMGLVLAPISCLLPYTLAPQTVHPWELFVRYYDSKNGKAFAETPARQLSQSFGLPIGGGGGPATVTPKQSLLWAVHTVLKEHRRYKRGPDTEFKALVCMALNEQRLVSWLNLLCKSGAVVQPHYRSWSYMAQTGFEGALRILGRISHLKFNLPVDLAVRQLKNIKDAF, encoded by the exons ATGTCCACGGAGGAGCTGTCGGCCTCGGACAGCGAGGCTGCCTTCGCGAGCGCAGGGGAGCGATGGGCACCGGTCGGGGCCGTGGCCACTCCCGAGGATGAGAGCGGGAGCGGGAGCCACGGCCAGCCGAAGCAGAGAGGCTTGTCCTCGGCCACCGATGAGGAAATGGCCGCCCGGCTGGAGAAGCTGGAGGGGGAGCAGGACCTGCTGAACTCCTCGCTCCTCGCGCTCACCTCCCACTTCGCGCAGGTGCAGTTCCGACTGAAGCAGGTGGTGCACGCGCAGAccggggagaaggagaggatgcTGGCCGAGCTGGAGGAGTTCGCCTTCAGGGGCTGCCCGCATGTGGTGGGCTGCCGGGCCCAGGACGCCAGCCAGCTGGAGAACTCG GGAGATCTG acggagagggagaagagggagcgcctggaggctcagaggaggaagcagaaggaTCTCATCTTCCAGCTGAAGACGCAGCTGGACGATCTGGAGCGCTTCGCCTACCAGGAGGGCAGCTACGACTCGCTGCCGCAGTCCGTCGTCATGGAGAGGCAGAAG GTCATCATTGACGAGTTGGTCCAGAAGCTGGACGTGAACCTGAACGAGGACATCGGCGACCTGTCGCCCGAGGAGCTGCGACAGAGAGTGGACTCGGCCATCGCTCAGATCGTGAACCCGGCCCGGGTCAAGGAGCAGCTGGTGGACCAGCTCAAAACGCAGATCCGAGACCTGGAGATGTTCATCAACTTCATCCAAG ATGAAGTGGGGAACCCTCTTTTATCAGACGGTGGACTCAGCCAGCAGCCGCAAGCAGCCGGGACCAGTTCCAGgactccaggagggaagaagaaag tggacCCGGAACAGGTACAGAAGATCCGCCAGACGGGCCTGCAGCTGATCCAGAAGGCCCTCGCCGTGCTGCAGATCTTCGCCGCCAGCCAGTTCGGCTGCGCGCCGGGCCACCTCCCTCGCCACATGTGGCCCCAGGAGGAGTCCACGCTGCAGGACTACGGGCCCCTGCTGCAGCGCCTGGAGGCCGCCGTGGACAAGGTGCGCGCGCTGGGCTCCTGCCGGCAACCCTGCCTCGAGCACGTCGTCAACTACACCAGCAACGCGGCGCTGGGGCCGCGCGACGAGCTCACGGCGTCGGTGAGGAAGGAGCTGGCCGTCGCCCTGAAGGAGCTGCTGGCCCACGGCCTCTTCTCGCCCTCCCAGACCATGGGCCTGGTGCTGGCGCCCATCTCCTGCCTGCTGCCGTACACGCTGGCGCCGCAGACCGTGCACCCGTGGGAGCTCTTCGTCCGATACTACGACTCCAAAAACGGCAAAGCCTTCGCGGAGACGCCGGCGCGCCAGCTGTCGCAGTCCTTCGGTCTGCCCAtagggggcggcggcggcccggcGACCGTCACCCCCAAGCAGTCGCTGCTGTGGGCCGTGCACACGGTGCTGAAGGAGCACAGGCGCTACAAGCGCGGCCCGGACACGGAGTTCAAGGCGCTGGTGTGCATGGCGCTGAACGAGCAGCGGCTCGTGTCGTGGCTCAACCTGCTGTGCAAGTCGGGCGCCGTGGTGCAGCCGCACTACCGGTCCTGGAGCTACATGGCGCAGACCGGCTTCGAGGGAGCGCTGCGCATCCTGGGCCGCATCAGCCACCTCAAGTTCAACCTCCCGGTGGACCTCGCCGTCCGGCAGCTGAAGAACATCAAGGACGCCTTCTGA
- the rpl27 gene encoding 60S ribosomal protein L27 — protein MGKFMKPGKVVMVLAGRYAGRKAVIVKNVDDGTADRPYSHALVAGIDRYPRKVTKTMGKKKIAKRSKIKAFVKVLNYNHLMPTRYSVDIPLDKTVVNKDVFRDPALKRKARREAKVKFEERYKTGKNKWFFQKLRF, from the exons ATGGGCAAGTTCATGAAGCCTGGGAAGGTGGTGATGGTCCTCGCTGGACGCTACGCCGGACGCAAAGCTGTCATCGTCAAG AACGTTGATGATGGCACAGCCGACCGTCCCTACAGCCACGCTCTGGTCGCAGGCATCGACCGCTACCCCCGCAAGGTGACCAAGACCATGGGCAAGAAGAAGATCGCCAAGAGGTCCAAGATCAAGGCCTTCGTCAAGGTGCTGAACTACAACCACCTGATGCCCACCAG ATACTCCGTTGATATTCCTCTGGACAAAACCGTCGTCAACAAGGACGTCTTCAGGGATCCAGCCCTGAAGCGCAAAGCCAGACGAGAGGCCAAGGTCAAGTTTGAGGAGAG GTACAAGACGGGCAAAAACAAGTGGTTCTTCCAGAAGCTCAGATTCTAA
- the gstt2 gene encoding glutathione S-transferase theta-2 produces MQCAECPAGAQQSSWIPRLQTRAEEEEEQLFVIYLTGCFTVKSNPVSMATRRLVEVHLDLLSQPCRAIHILLDCNGIPHTVRTVALRKGEHRTPDFTELNPMQKVPVLEDNGFVLTESDAIMKYLCTRHNVPEHWYPRQPERRARVDEYTAWHHTNTRPHAAKVFLLEVLIPLQTGSAVDEERLFRALAELEDTLDRLESMFLRRQPFLCGDDVSVADLLAVCELMQPLGAGRDVLQRRPQLQRWRSRVQAAVGDAFDRAHAVLYALRDRRAAKL; encoded by the exons ATGCAGTGCGCGGAGTGTCCGGCAGGGGCGCAGCAGAGCAGCTGGATCCCGAGGCTGCAGACGCGCgccgaggaggaagaagagcagctgTTTGTTATTTATCTCACCGGTTGTTTCACCGTTAAATCGAACCCAGTTTCCATGGCAACACGCCGGTTGGTGGAGGTGCATCTGGACCTCCTGTCGCAGCCATGCCGGGCGATTCACATCCTGCTCGACTGCAACGGCATCCCGCACACCGTCCGCACCGTGGCCCTGAGGAAAG GAGAGCACCGGACTCCGGACTTCACCGAACTGAACCCGATGCAGAAGGTTCCGGTTCTGGAGGACAACGGGTTCGTGCTCACCGAAAG tgACGCCATCATGAAGTACCTGTGCACGAGGCACAATGTCCCGGAGCACTGGTATCCACGGCAACCAGAGAGACGAGCCAGAGTGGACGAGTACACGGCCTGGCATCACACCAACACCCGCCCTCATGCTGCGAAAGTGTTTCTACTGGAG GTCCTCATCCCGCTTCAGACTGGCTCCGCGGTGGACGAGGAGCGCTTGTTTCGCGCCCTCGCTGAGCTGGAGGACACTCTGGACCGACTGGAGTCCATGTTTCTGCGCCGGCAGCCCTTCCTGTGCGGCGATGACGTCAGCGTGGCCGACCTCCTCGCCGTCTGTGAGCTCATGCAG CCTTTAGGGGCGGGCAGAGACGTCCTGCAGCGGCGTCCCCAGCTGCAGCGCTGGAGGAGCAGAGTCCAGGCGGCCGTCGGCGACGCGTTCGACCGAGCGCACGCCGTCCTGTACGCCCTCAGAGACCGCCGCGCGGCCAAGCTGTGA
- the ifi35 gene encoding interferon-induced protein 35 isoform X4: MSSDEESLEIIKMSPDSLEEIKTSIAFYKTKHDELIQEQRDTVADRDAQLDMAQKFRQRSKKLLRDLIEGHCSNEEQIGIEKAKVIEMKRTESELTEEIWRVQEALKRQEADIEQQQQQADVFTAAPERPVVFTGSTGSADLAAGAFAMAPRVVYPMEGGSVLVTFEEEVVANKILDIRTHRVSLGPDCRISMEARPVRLMLPSLVEIDTEVSPWHILVSELPAMDTDTLLSKLEIHFSKQRHGGGEVERCELLPDAHSVVIAFLDDRVAKRLTEKEHHEVALPHKKHKVRVTPFFNGKVTNLETKMTVCRRTVLLTGIPDVMEAEVLQDLLEIHFQKGGNGGGEVDHFLYNPPGRRASAVFGGADFKEE, encoded by the exons ATGTCTTCAGATGAG GAGTCGTTGGAGATCATAAAGATGTCCCCGGACAGTTTGGAGGAGATCAAGACTTCCATCGCCTTCTACAAG ACAAAACATGACGAGCTGATCCAGGAGCAGCGGGACACGGTCGCCGACCGGGACGCCCAGCTGGACATGGCTCAGAAGTTCAGGCAGCGCTCGAAAAAACTGCTCCGGGATCTGATCGAGGGCCACTGCTCCAACGAAGAGCAGATTGGAATAGAAAAG GCGAAGGTGATCGAGATGAAGAGGACGGAGAGCGAGTTGACGGAGGAGATCTGGAGAGTTCAGGAAGCCCTGAAGAGGCAGGAGGCCGAcatcgagcagcagcagcagcaggccgaC GTGTTCACCGCCGCCCCGGAGAGGCCGGTGGTCTTCACGGGCTCGACGGGCTCGGCGGATCTCGCAGCCGGAGCGTTTGCCATGGCGCCGCGTGTCGTTTACCCGATGGAGGGCGGCTCGGTGCTCGTCACCTTCGAGGAGGAAGTGG tggCCAATAAGATCCTGGACATCCGGACGCATCGGGTGTCTCTGGGACCGGACTGCCGCATCAGCATGGAGGCCCGGCCGGTGCGGCTGATGCTGCCCAGCCTGGTGGAG ATCGACACCGAGGTGAGTCCGTGGCACATCCTGGTCTCCGAGCTGCCGGCCATGGACACGGACACGCTGCTCAGCAAGCTGGAGATCCACTTCTCCAAGCAGCGGCACGGCGGCGGCGAGGTGGAGCGCTGCGAGCTGCTGCCGGACGCCCACAGCGTGGTCATCGCCTTCCTGGACGACCGCG TTGCCAAACGCCTGACGGAGAAGGAGCACCACGAGGTGGCGCTGCCGCACAAGAAGCACAAAGTCAGAGTGACTCCTTTCTTCAATGGGAAGGTCACCAACTTAGAG ACCAAGATGACGGTTTGTCGTCGGACGGTTCTTCTGACGGGGATCCCCGACGTCATGGAGGCCGAGGTCCTGCAGGACCTGCTGGAGATCCACTTCCAGAAAGGCGGCAACGGCGGCGGAGAGGTGGATCACTTCCTGTACAACCCGCCGGGCCGCCGCGCCTCGGCCGTGTTCGGGGGCGCCGACTTCAAGGAGGAGTGA
- the ifi35 gene encoding interferon-induced protein 35 isoform X1: MSSMSFCLHVSVTLLGSPSRRRAPCRRVCARIGAEKKKRCPPHLPPRVTDTSPSASLWILRSRREEGGGLPRFDTQRSETTSTTPEVNKESLEIIKMSPDSLEEIKTSIAFYKTKHDELIQEQRDTVADRDAQLDMAQKFRQRSKKLLRDLIEGHCSNEEQIGIEKAKVIEMKRTESELTEEIWRVQEALKRQEADIEQQQQQADVFTAAPERPVVFTGSTGSADLAAGAFAMAPRVVYPMEGGSVLVTFEEEVVANKILDIRTHRVSLGPDCRISMEARPVRLMLPSLVEIDTEVSPWHILVSELPAMDTDTLLSKLEIHFSKQRHGGGEVERCELLPDAHSVVIAFLDDRVAKRLTEKEHHEVALPHKKHKVRVTPFFNGKVTNLETKMTVCRRTVLLTGIPDVMEAEVLQDLLEIHFQKGGNGGGEVDHFLYNPPGRRASAVFGGADFKEE; this comes from the exons ATGAG cagcatgtcattctgtctccacgtgtcggtcactcttctcggctctccgtcgcgccgcagagctccatgccggcgtgtgtgcgcgcgcatcggggcggagaagaaaaaaagatgtcccccgcaccttccgccccgcgtcaccgacacgtcgccctctgcttctctgtggatattgaggagcagacgggaggaaggaggcggactgccgcggtttgacactcagaggagtgaaacaacttcaacgacacccgaagtaaacaaa GAGTCGTTGGAGATCATAAAGATGTCCCCGGACAGTTTGGAGGAGATCAAGACTTCCATCGCCTTCTACAAG ACAAAACATGACGAGCTGATCCAGGAGCAGCGGGACACGGTCGCCGACCGGGACGCCCAGCTGGACATGGCTCAGAAGTTCAGGCAGCGCTCGAAAAAACTGCTCCGGGATCTGATCGAGGGCCACTGCTCCAACGAAGAGCAGATTGGAATAGAAAAG GCGAAGGTGATCGAGATGAAGAGGACGGAGAGCGAGTTGACGGAGGAGATCTGGAGAGTTCAGGAAGCCCTGAAGAGGCAGGAGGCCGAcatcgagcagcagcagcagcaggccgaC GTGTTCACCGCCGCCCCGGAGAGGCCGGTGGTCTTCACGGGCTCGACGGGCTCGGCGGATCTCGCAGCCGGAGCGTTTGCCATGGCGCCGCGTGTCGTTTACCCGATGGAGGGCGGCTCGGTGCTCGTCACCTTCGAGGAGGAAGTGG tggCCAATAAGATCCTGGACATCCGGACGCATCGGGTGTCTCTGGGACCGGACTGCCGCATCAGCATGGAGGCCCGGCCGGTGCGGCTGATGCTGCCCAGCCTGGTGGAG ATCGACACCGAGGTGAGTCCGTGGCACATCCTGGTCTCCGAGCTGCCGGCCATGGACACGGACACGCTGCTCAGCAAGCTGGAGATCCACTTCTCCAAGCAGCGGCACGGCGGCGGCGAGGTGGAGCGCTGCGAGCTGCTGCCGGACGCCCACAGCGTGGTCATCGCCTTCCTGGACGACCGCG TTGCCAAACGCCTGACGGAGAAGGAGCACCACGAGGTGGCGCTGCCGCACAAGAAGCACAAAGTCAGAGTGACTCCTTTCTTCAATGGGAAGGTCACCAACTTAGAG ACCAAGATGACGGTTTGTCGTCGGACGGTTCTTCTGACGGGGATCCCCGACGTCATGGAGGCCGAGGTCCTGCAGGACCTGCTGGAGATCCACTTCCAGAAAGGCGGCAACGGCGGCGGAGAGGTGGATCACTTCCTGTACAACCCGCCGGGCCGCCGCGCCTCGGCCGTGTTCGGGGGCGCCGACTTCAAGGAGGAGTGA
- the ifi35 gene encoding interferon-induced protein 35 isoform X3 yields MSSMSFCLHVSVTLLGSPSRRRAPCRRVCARIGAEKKKRCPPHLPPRVTDTSPSASLWILRSRREEGGGLPRFDTQRSETTSTTPEESLEIIKMSPDSLEEIKTSIAFYKTKHDELIQEQRDTVADRDAQLDMAQKFRQRSKKLLRDLIEGHCSNEEQIGIEKAKVIEMKRTESELTEEIWRVQEALKRQEADIEQQQQQADVFTAAPERPVVFTGSTGSADLAAGAFAMAPRVVYPMEGGSVLVTFEEEVVANKILDIRTHRVSLGPDCRISMEARPVRLMLPSLVEIDTEVSPWHILVSELPAMDTDTLLSKLEIHFSKQRHGGGEVERCELLPDAHSVVIAFLDDRVAKRLTEKEHHEVALPHKKHKVRVTPFFNGKVTNLETKMTVCRRTVLLTGIPDVMEAEVLQDLLEIHFQKGGNGGGEVDHFLYNPPGRRASAVFGGADFKEE; encoded by the exons ATGAG cagcatgtcattctgtctccacgtgtcggtcactcttctcggctctccgtcgcgccgcagagctccatgccggcgtgtgtgcgcgcgcatcggggcggagaagaaaaaaagatgtcccccgcaccttccgccccgcgtcaccgacacgtcgccctctgcttctctgtggatattgaggagcagacgggaggaaggaggcggactgccgcggtttgacactcagaggagtgaaacaacttcaacgacacccgaa GAGTCGTTGGAGATCATAAAGATGTCCCCGGACAGTTTGGAGGAGATCAAGACTTCCATCGCCTTCTACAAG ACAAAACATGACGAGCTGATCCAGGAGCAGCGGGACACGGTCGCCGACCGGGACGCCCAGCTGGACATGGCTCAGAAGTTCAGGCAGCGCTCGAAAAAACTGCTCCGGGATCTGATCGAGGGCCACTGCTCCAACGAAGAGCAGATTGGAATAGAAAAG GCGAAGGTGATCGAGATGAAGAGGACGGAGAGCGAGTTGACGGAGGAGATCTGGAGAGTTCAGGAAGCCCTGAAGAGGCAGGAGGCCGAcatcgagcagcagcagcagcaggccgaC GTGTTCACCGCCGCCCCGGAGAGGCCGGTGGTCTTCACGGGCTCGACGGGCTCGGCGGATCTCGCAGCCGGAGCGTTTGCCATGGCGCCGCGTGTCGTTTACCCGATGGAGGGCGGCTCGGTGCTCGTCACCTTCGAGGAGGAAGTGG tggCCAATAAGATCCTGGACATCCGGACGCATCGGGTGTCTCTGGGACCGGACTGCCGCATCAGCATGGAGGCCCGGCCGGTGCGGCTGATGCTGCCCAGCCTGGTGGAG ATCGACACCGAGGTGAGTCCGTGGCACATCCTGGTCTCCGAGCTGCCGGCCATGGACACGGACACGCTGCTCAGCAAGCTGGAGATCCACTTCTCCAAGCAGCGGCACGGCGGCGGCGAGGTGGAGCGCTGCGAGCTGCTGCCGGACGCCCACAGCGTGGTCATCGCCTTCCTGGACGACCGCG TTGCCAAACGCCTGACGGAGAAGGAGCACCACGAGGTGGCGCTGCCGCACAAGAAGCACAAAGTCAGAGTGACTCCTTTCTTCAATGGGAAGGTCACCAACTTAGAG ACCAAGATGACGGTTTGTCGTCGGACGGTTCTTCTGACGGGGATCCCCGACGTCATGGAGGCCGAGGTCCTGCAGGACCTGCTGGAGATCCACTTCCAGAAAGGCGGCAACGGCGGCGGAGAGGTGGATCACTTCCTGTACAACCCGCCGGGCCGCCGCGCCTCGGCCGTGTTCGGGGGCGCCGACTTCAAGGAGGAGTGA
- the ifi35 gene encoding interferon-induced protein 35 isoform X2 — protein sequence MSMSFCLHVSVTLLGSPSRRRAPCRRVCARIGAEKKKRCPPHLPPRVTDTSPSASLWILRSRREEGGGLPRFDTQRSETTSTTPEVNKESLEIIKMSPDSLEEIKTSIAFYKTKHDELIQEQRDTVADRDAQLDMAQKFRQRSKKLLRDLIEGHCSNEEQIGIEKAKVIEMKRTESELTEEIWRVQEALKRQEADIEQQQQQADVFTAAPERPVVFTGSTGSADLAAGAFAMAPRVVYPMEGGSVLVTFEEEVVANKILDIRTHRVSLGPDCRISMEARPVRLMLPSLVEIDTEVSPWHILVSELPAMDTDTLLSKLEIHFSKQRHGGGEVERCELLPDAHSVVIAFLDDRVAKRLTEKEHHEVALPHKKHKVRVTPFFNGKVTNLETKMTVCRRTVLLTGIPDVMEAEVLQDLLEIHFQKGGNGGGEVDHFLYNPPGRRASAVFGGADFKEE from the exons ATGAG catgtcattctgtctccacgtgtcggtcactcttctcggctctccgtcgcgccgcagagctccatgccggcgtgtgtgcgcgcgcatcggggcggagaagaaaaaaagatgtcccccgcaccttccgccccgcgtcaccgacacgtcgccctctgcttctctgtggatattgaggagcagacgggaggaaggaggcggactgccgcggtttgacactcagaggagtgaaacaacttcaacgacacccgaagtaaacaaa GAGTCGTTGGAGATCATAAAGATGTCCCCGGACAGTTTGGAGGAGATCAAGACTTCCATCGCCTTCTACAAG ACAAAACATGACGAGCTGATCCAGGAGCAGCGGGACACGGTCGCCGACCGGGACGCCCAGCTGGACATGGCTCAGAAGTTCAGGCAGCGCTCGAAAAAACTGCTCCGGGATCTGATCGAGGGCCACTGCTCCAACGAAGAGCAGATTGGAATAGAAAAG GCGAAGGTGATCGAGATGAAGAGGACGGAGAGCGAGTTGACGGAGGAGATCTGGAGAGTTCAGGAAGCCCTGAAGAGGCAGGAGGCCGAcatcgagcagcagcagcagcaggccgaC GTGTTCACCGCCGCCCCGGAGAGGCCGGTGGTCTTCACGGGCTCGACGGGCTCGGCGGATCTCGCAGCCGGAGCGTTTGCCATGGCGCCGCGTGTCGTTTACCCGATGGAGGGCGGCTCGGTGCTCGTCACCTTCGAGGAGGAAGTGG tggCCAATAAGATCCTGGACATCCGGACGCATCGGGTGTCTCTGGGACCGGACTGCCGCATCAGCATGGAGGCCCGGCCGGTGCGGCTGATGCTGCCCAGCCTGGTGGAG ATCGACACCGAGGTGAGTCCGTGGCACATCCTGGTCTCCGAGCTGCCGGCCATGGACACGGACACGCTGCTCAGCAAGCTGGAGATCCACTTCTCCAAGCAGCGGCACGGCGGCGGCGAGGTGGAGCGCTGCGAGCTGCTGCCGGACGCCCACAGCGTGGTCATCGCCTTCCTGGACGACCGCG TTGCCAAACGCCTGACGGAGAAGGAGCACCACGAGGTGGCGCTGCCGCACAAGAAGCACAAAGTCAGAGTGACTCCTTTCTTCAATGGGAAGGTCACCAACTTAGAG ACCAAGATGACGGTTTGTCGTCGGACGGTTCTTCTGACGGGGATCCCCGACGTCATGGAGGCCGAGGTCCTGCAGGACCTGCTGGAGATCCACTTCCAGAAAGGCGGCAACGGCGGCGGAGAGGTGGATCACTTCCTGTACAACCCGCCGGGCCGCCGCGCCTCGGCCGTGTTCGGGGGCGCCGACTTCAAGGAGGAGTGA